The following coding sequences lie in one Gemmatimonadota bacterium genomic window:
- a CDS encoding DUF393 domain-containing protein, with protein MVPGPVLLYDGQCGFCNSTIQWILRHDPHGSLRFAPLDGVFGKALRVRHPELATLDSLIWVVPGHGDTPERLFTRSNAALEVVRYLGGRWRLAGLVAIIPRPLRDAVYDLIAKHRHRLTRGERCVLPTPAQRARFLPDGADA; from the coding sequence ATGGTTCCCGGACCGGTGCTGCTCTACGACGGCCAGTGCGGCTTCTGCAACAGCACCATCCAGTGGATCCTCCGGCACGATCCGCACGGCTCGCTCCGCTTTGCGCCCCTCGATGGGGTGTTTGGCAAGGCGCTTCGCGTGCGGCACCCCGAGCTGGCCACCCTCGACTCGTTGATCTGGGTCGTGCCGGGCCACGGCGACACCCCGGAGCGGCTGTTCACCCGTTCCAACGCCGCGCTCGAGGTCGTCCGGTACCTCGGCGGCCGTTGGCGACTCGCCGGGCTCGTGGCCATCATTCCCCGCCCGCTCCGCGATGCCGTGTATGACCTGATCGCGAAACACCGTCATCGACTCACCCGCGGCGAGCGATGCGTGCTTCCGACCCCGGCCCAACGGGCCCGTTTCCTCCCGGATGGTGCCGATGCGTGA
- a CDS encoding family 20 glycosylhydrolase translates to MRDPAAVLLAAVLVAAPLAAQHPATRIIPKIEQVSPRAGSWRIGDTLVIIATDSLSRTEALRFAVTQLREARRVVRVVGTSQPAALRLAIQGGAATDESYAMYVDSIGGLIAAPSVQGIRYGLQTLRQLLPAQGSGRIEGVELHDAPRYPWRGAMLDVGRHTFPVADIFRWIDLLERYKLNVFHWHLTEDQGWRIAIDKYPKLTSIGAFRTETDSSRYGGFFTKAEIRQVVAYAAARGITVVPEIEMPGHARAAIAAYPELSCTGAPLPVPATWGVFGDVLCPTVTTFRFLEGVLTEVLELFPSHYIHIGGDEVPKDRWKACTECQAIMRREGLKDEHELQRWFIALIGSWLSERGRSLTGWDEILDGGLPKGATVQAWQGSDRIAAGLAAGADVIASPSEWVYLNRPANELPLARVLQFDPSANLGTVAGPGKLLGGEAPLWTEHVTSPANVELMWLPRLLGFAETMWRGPAEITEFQARLDGGELARLARAGYAIGPADEDLLRIAFDWDSAAGGLRVRTTSVPGVTVAMRRADSQTFADVADGALFKGRGEWIIEGRYDGRMVREPRRVTMVSHLAVGKPVQIARPADPKYPGTGNFTLTDGVQGSAFADGFWNGWLGMDVDATIDLGVAMPVKSVVVSMLEEVRSWILLPKEIRVSVSEDGVRWEDGGVRSVQQEVTPDGRSRPRITLPLPPATRARYIRVVAINGGRLPRWHSGAGEASWVFLDEIEVH, encoded by the coding sequence ATGCGTGATCCTGCCGCCGTGCTCCTCGCCGCCGTGCTGGTCGCGGCCCCGCTCGCCGCGCAGCACCCCGCCACCCGCATCATTCCGAAGATCGAACAGGTTTCGCCTCGGGCCGGGTCGTGGCGCATCGGCGACACGCTGGTGATCATTGCCACCGATTCGCTGTCGCGCACGGAAGCGCTGCGCTTCGCCGTGACCCAGCTGCGCGAGGCCAGGCGCGTGGTGCGCGTGGTCGGCACCTCGCAGCCCGCCGCGCTCCGGCTCGCGATCCAGGGCGGGGCGGCCACTGACGAATCGTACGCGATGTACGTCGACAGCATCGGCGGATTGATTGCTGCGCCCAGCGTGCAGGGCATCAGGTACGGGCTGCAGACGCTGCGGCAACTGCTCCCGGCGCAGGGCAGCGGTCGCATCGAGGGCGTCGAGCTGCACGATGCACCCCGCTATCCCTGGCGTGGTGCGATGCTCGACGTGGGGCGCCACACCTTTCCCGTCGCCGACATCTTCCGCTGGATCGACCTGCTCGAGCGCTACAAGCTGAACGTCTTCCACTGGCACCTCACCGAGGACCAGGGATGGCGGATCGCGATCGACAAATATCCCAAGCTGACCAGCATCGGCGCGTTCCGGACCGAGACCGACAGCAGTCGCTACGGCGGCTTCTTCACCAAGGCGGAGATCCGTCAGGTCGTGGCGTATGCGGCGGCACGCGGCATCACCGTGGTGCCGGAGATCGAGATGCCGGGCCACGCGCGTGCCGCGATCGCGGCGTACCCCGAGTTGAGCTGCACCGGTGCGCCGCTCCCGGTCCCCGCCACCTGGGGTGTCTTCGGCGATGTCCTCTGCCCGACCGTCACCACCTTCCGCTTCCTCGAGGGCGTGCTCACCGAAGTGCTTGAGCTCTTCCCGTCCCACTACATCCATATCGGGGGCGACGAGGTGCCGAAGGATCGCTGGAAGGCATGCACTGAATGCCAGGCGATCATGCGACGCGAGGGGCTCAAGGACGAACACGAGTTGCAGCGCTGGTTCATCGCACTGATCGGCAGCTGGCTCTCGGAGCGCGGTCGGTCGCTCACCGGCTGGGATGAGATCCTCGACGGCGGACTGCCGAAGGGCGCCACCGTGCAGGCGTGGCAGGGCAGTGACCGCATCGCCGCGGGACTCGCGGCCGGCGCCGATGTGATCGCCTCACCCTCGGAGTGGGTCTATCTCAATCGTCCCGCCAATGAACTGCCGCTCGCGCGCGTGCTGCAGTTCGACCCCTCCGCCAACCTCGGCACCGTGGCCGGGCCGGGGAAGTTGCTCGGCGGCGAGGCACCACTCTGGACCGAACATGTGACCTCGCCGGCCAACGTGGAGTTGATGTGGCTGCCGCGATTGCTCGGCTTCGCCGAGACGATGTGGCGCGGACCGGCGGAGATCACGGAATTTCAGGCGCGCCTGGATGGCGGGGAACTCGCGCGGCTCGCTCGCGCCGGCTACGCCATCGGCCCGGCCGACGAGGACCTGCTCCGGATCGCGTTCGACTGGGACAGCGCCGCGGGCGGACTGCGCGTGCGCACCACGTCCGTCCCGGGCGTGACGGTTGCGATGCGACGCGCCGACAGCCAGACCTTCGCCGACGTCGCCGACGGCGCCCTCTTCAAGGGACGCGGCGAGTGGATCATCGAGGGGCGCTACGACGGTCGGATGGTGCGCGAACCCCGCCGGGTCACCATGGTGTCGCATCTCGCCGTCGGCAAGCCGGTGCAAATCGCCCGACCTGCCGACCCCAAGTACCCCGGCACTGGCAACTTTACGCTCACCGACGGCGTGCAGGGGAGCGCCTTCGCCGACGGCTTCTGGAATGGCTGGTTGGGGATGGACGTCGATGCCACCATCGACCTCGGCGTCGCCATGCCGGTCAAGTCGGTCGTGGTCTCCATGCTCGAGGAGGTCCGGTCGTGGATCCTCCTGCCGAAGGAAATCCGCGTCTCGGTCTCGGAAGATGGTGTCCGGTGGGAAGATGGCGGTGTGCGGTCGGTGCAACAGGAGGTCACGCCGGATGGCCGGTCGCGGCCGCGCATCACCCTTCCGCTGCCGCCGGCGACGCGCGCGCGCTACATCCGGGTCGTCGCCATCAACGGCGGGCGGCTCCCCCGTTGGCACAGCGGCGCAGGCGAAGCATCGTGGGTCTTCCTCGATGAAATCGAGGTCCACTGA
- a CDS encoding copper homeostasis protein CutC encodes MVALITIEACVDSVASAIEAERGGAHRVELCDNLADAGTTPSHGVLVAAVNALRIPVFPIIRLRGGSFIYDADEIAIMTADVAHARACGVHGIVIGALTPEGDVDEAAVLAWKEAADGLPLTFHRAWDVCRDPVGALETLIRLGVQRVLSSGQRENAWDGRANLAAAVQQAAGRISIMAGGSVDEHNAAELIAATGVHEIHVRGTAPLHETMSFNPQPVPFRKNWPEDESIRMVTDAARIREIVGRVNGER; translated from the coding sequence GTGGTCGCTCTGATCACCATCGAAGCCTGCGTCGACAGCGTCGCCTCGGCCATCGAGGCCGAGCGCGGCGGGGCGCATCGCGTCGAACTCTGCGACAATCTCGCCGACGCGGGCACCACGCCGAGCCACGGAGTGCTCGTGGCCGCGGTGAATGCGCTCCGCATTCCGGTCTTCCCGATCATCCGGCTCCGCGGCGGCTCATTCATCTACGATGCCGACGAAATTGCCATCATGACGGCGGACGTGGCCCATGCCCGAGCGTGTGGTGTGCACGGCATCGTGATCGGTGCGCTCACTCCCGAGGGTGACGTCGACGAAGCCGCGGTGCTGGCGTGGAAGGAAGCGGCGGACGGTCTGCCGCTCACCTTCCACCGGGCGTGGGATGTCTGCCGCGATCCCGTCGGCGCGCTCGAGACGCTCATCCGCCTCGGCGTCCAGCGCGTCCTGTCGTCGGGCCAGCGCGAGAACGCCTGGGATGGTCGCGCGAACCTCGCCGCCGCCGTGCAGCAGGCGGCAGGCCGCATCTCGATCATGGCAGGTGGTAGCGTCGACGAGCACAATGCCGCCGAGCTCATCGCCGCCACCGGCGTGCACGAGATCCACGTGCGCGGCACCGCGCCGTTGCACGAGACGATGTCGTTCAATCCGCAGCCGGTGCCGTTTCGAAAGAACTGGCCGGAGGATGAGTCGATCAGGATGGTGACGGATGCAGCGAGGATTAGGGAGATTGTGGGGAGGGTGAACGGTGAACGGTGA
- a CDS encoding Gfo/Idh/MocA family oxidoreductase encodes MPTRRSVLKSAAAVGAAFHIVPRHVLGRGFTAPSDMVRLASIGIGGKGESDITEMVKAGASVAALCDVDWRSGAKSFARYPDAKQFKDYREMLATMGNEIDAVSVSTPDHTHAVATMAALKLNKPVFTQKPMTRTMHEVRALVAEAKVRKVATQMGNQFHAGAGTRIIREAYEAGLIGEIREIHYWTNRPVWPQGLDRPTEAHNPHPTFDWNLWQGPAAERPYSPVYAPFKWRGWWDYGTGALGDIACHAMDAAFWAFDLRNPARITPESSQMFEETAPKQSRVQYDFPATAKRPAVKVVWRDGSIWPARPAELGDKDQWPIGEVGGQMWVGTDGAMVADAYGDSLRILNPKRHEQWVKTPPKPTYARSPGAYAEWINAIMGKGPAPLSNFVDYSGPLTEMVLYGCLAVRSGRIIEISPEGVIKTPLPPEWITPTYRAGWSL; translated from the coding sequence ATGCCAACTCGTCGCTCAGTTCTGAAATCCGCCGCCGCTGTTGGCGCCGCCTTCCACATCGTGCCGCGGCATGTGCTCGGCCGCGGCTTCACGGCACCGAGCGATATGGTGCGACTCGCGTCGATCGGCATCGGCGGCAAGGGCGAGTCCGACATCACCGAGATGGTGAAGGCTGGCGCGTCGGTCGCAGCGCTCTGTGATGTCGACTGGCGGTCGGGAGCGAAGTCGTTTGCGCGCTACCCCGACGCCAAGCAGTTCAAGGATTACCGCGAGATGCTGGCGACGATGGGAAACGAGATCGACGCCGTCTCGGTGTCGACGCCGGACCACACGCACGCCGTGGCGACGATGGCGGCACTCAAGCTCAACAAGCCGGTGTTCACGCAGAAGCCGATGACGCGAACGATGCACGAGGTTCGCGCGCTGGTCGCCGAGGCGAAGGTGCGGAAGGTCGCGACGCAGATGGGCAACCAGTTCCATGCCGGTGCCGGCACGCGGATCATCCGCGAGGCGTACGAGGCCGGCCTGATCGGCGAGATCCGCGAGATTCACTACTGGACCAATCGTCCGGTGTGGCCGCAGGGGCTCGACCGTCCGACCGAGGCGCACAATCCACATCCGACCTTCGACTGGAATCTCTGGCAGGGTCCGGCGGCCGAACGTCCCTACTCGCCCGTGTACGCGCCGTTCAAGTGGCGTGGCTGGTGGGACTACGGCACCGGCGCGCTCGGCGACATTGCCTGCCACGCCATGGATGCCGCCTTCTGGGCGTTCGACCTCCGCAATCCGGCGCGCATCACGCCCGAGTCGAGCCAGATGTTCGAAGAGACGGCGCCGAAGCAGTCACGAGTGCAGTACGACTTCCCGGCCACCGCGAAGCGCCCGGCAGTCAAGGTGGTCTGGCGCGATGGCTCGATCTGGCCGGCCCGCCCCGCCGAGCTTGGCGACAAGGATCAGTGGCCGATCGGCGAGGTGGGTGGTCAGATGTGGGTCGGCACCGACGGGGCGATGGTCGCCGATGCCTACGGCGATTCGCTCCGGATCCTGAATCCGAAGCGCCACGAGCAGTGGGTCAAGACGCCGCCGAAGCCGACCTATGCGCGCTCGCCCGGTGCCTACGCCGAGTGGATCAACGCAATCATGGGGAAAGGCCCGGCGCCGCTCTCCAACTTCGTCGACTACTCGGGGCCGCTCACCGAGATGGTCCTCTACGGCTGCCTCGCGGTGCGCTCGGGGCGGATCATCGAGATCTCGCCCGAGGGCGTGATCAAGACGCCGCTGCCGCCGGAGTGGATCACGCCGACCTACCGCGCGGGGTGGTCGCTCTGA
- a CDS encoding nucleoside permease — protein MSTRLRLQIMMFLQYFIWGSWAVTLGTYLGQTLKFEGAQIGLMYGTTAIAAIVTPFGLGTIADRFLPTEKMLAALHLIGAALLYYVSTLSTFDSMYIGMLLYALCYMPTLALTNSLSMSHLKDPAAEFGSIRVLGTIGWIAVGLLLGKLGVDATATPIRIAAMASVALGLFSFLLPHTPPPSKGKPFSWRDAAGIDALALMKDRSFTVFLFGSFLLCIPLQFYYAFANPFLNEIGVASAAGKMTMGQMSEVFFMLFIGVLLRKHGIKTILLVAMAAWAARYYAFAYGNADAKVWLLYAGLLLHGVCYDFFFVSGQIYVDQQAGPKVRAAAQGFIALVTLGFGNFAGSWLSGRIVDAHKLADGTHDWTAIWKIPALGAVVIFVIFAVAFKPKTVVEAH, from the coding sequence GTGAGCACTCGCCTCCGGCTCCAAATCATGATGTTCCTCCAGTATTTCATCTGGGGGAGCTGGGCCGTCACCCTCGGCACCTACCTCGGCCAGACGCTGAAGTTCGAGGGTGCACAGATCGGCCTGATGTACGGCACCACCGCGATCGCCGCGATCGTGACGCCCTTCGGCCTCGGCACGATCGCCGACCGCTTCCTTCCCACCGAGAAGATGCTCGCCGCCCTCCACCTGATCGGGGCGGCGTTGCTTTATTATGTCTCGACGTTGAGCACCTTCGACTCGATGTACATCGGGATGTTGCTCTACGCCCTCTGTTACATGCCGACGCTCGCGCTGACCAATTCGCTGTCGATGAGCCACCTGAAGGACCCTGCCGCCGAGTTCGGATCGATCCGCGTCCTCGGCACGATCGGCTGGATCGCCGTCGGGCTGCTGCTCGGCAAGCTCGGTGTCGACGCCACGGCCACGCCGATCCGCATTGCGGCGATGGCCTCGGTGGCCCTCGGCCTCTTCTCCTTCCTGCTTCCGCACACGCCGCCGCCGAGCAAGGGAAAGCCCTTCTCGTGGCGTGACGCCGCCGGGATCGATGCCCTGGCGCTGATGAAGGACCGGTCGTTCACCGTCTTCCTGTTCGGCTCGTTCCTGCTCTGCATCCCGCTCCAGTTCTACTACGCTTTCGCCAATCCCTTCCTCAACGAGATCGGGGTGGCGAGCGCTGCGGGCAAGATGACGATGGGGCAGATGAGCGAAGTCTTCTTCATGCTCTTCATCGGGGTACTGCTCCGGAAGCACGGCATCAAGACGATCCTGCTGGTGGCAATGGCCGCCTGGGCCGCGCGTTACTACGCCTTTGCCTACGGCAACGCCGACGCCAAGGTGTGGCTGCTCTATGCCGGCCTGCTGCTGCACGGCGTCTGCTACGACTTCTTCTTCGTCTCGGGTCAGATCTACGTCGACCAGCAGGCCGGCCCGAAGGTGCGCGCCGCCGCGCAGGGCTTCATCGCGCTGGTCACGCTCGGCTTCGGCAACTTCGCCGGCTCCTGGCTCTCGGGACGGATCGTCGACGCGCACAAGCTCGCCGACGGCACCCACGACTGGACCGCCATCTGGAAGATTCCGGCGTTGGGGGCAGTGGTGATCTTTGTGATTTTTGCGGTGGCGTTCAAGCCGAAGACGGTCGTGGAAGCGCATTGA
- a CDS encoding DUF1080 domain-containing protein, translating to MSAMHATPNTLTAAEKQAGWTLLFDGKSMKGWHLYQKPGQMTGWEAKDGMMVKTATTGDIMTDKQFDSFELVLEWKIESKGNSGIFFWATEGTEVVYENAPEIQVLDNIGHRDGLSPLTSAGALYGLAPAAPDLVKPLGEWNTMRIMTHGSIVETWFNGTKIADQVDFDSRAFKAAVSKTKFAQWPTYGLARKGSIGLQEHGNTIWYRNIKIREIK from the coding sequence ATGAGCGCCATGCATGCCACCCCGAACACCCTGACCGCCGCCGAGAAGCAGGCCGGTTGGACGCTGCTCTTCGACGGGAAGAGCATGAAGGGCTGGCACCTCTACCAGAAGCCGGGGCAGATGACCGGGTGGGAAGCGAAGGACGGGATGATGGTGAAGACCGCCACCACCGGCGACATCATGACCGACAAGCAGTTCGATTCGTTCGAGCTGGTGCTCGAGTGGAAGATCGAATCGAAGGGCAACAGCGGCATCTTCTTCTGGGCCACTGAAGGGACCGAAGTGGTCTACGAGAACGCCCCGGAAATCCAGGTGCTCGACAACATCGGCCACCGCGACGGCCTCTCGCCGCTCACGTCGGCCGGTGCCTTGTATGGCCTGGCGCCTGCGGCCCCCGACCTCGTGAAGCCGCTCGGCGAATGGAATACCATGCGGATCATGACGCATGGCTCGATCGTCGAGACGTGGTTCAATGGGACCAAGATCGCCGACCAGGTCGACTTCGATTCGCGCGCCTTCAAGGCGGCGGTGAGCAAGACCAAGTTTGCGCAGTGGCCCACGTATGGCCTGGCGCGGAAGGGGAGCATCGGCCTGCAGGAACACGGCAACACCATCTGGTACCGCAACATCAAGATCCGGGAGATCAAGTGA
- a CDS encoding family 20 glycosylhydrolase translates to MGAGSLLLDSTFTAAITGYRDPRLERAVQRAMRRLEARMVVALPRSIGGTAPIKGLIVQVGRASPAVPSLDDDESYRLDVTKQTATLTAPTVVGAIRGLETFLQLYQQDASGASLQMATISDAPRFRWRGVLVDAGRHFIPVEVITRTIDGMAMAKLNVLHWHLSEDQGFRVEVKAFPKLHELGSDGDYYTQAQVRAVVAYAADRGIRVVPEFDMPGHMTAWFAAYPGLASGKGPYQIDRKWGVSHPAINPTVESTYRFLDTFIAEMVTLFPDKSWHIGGDEVEPTEWKANPTIQAWMKANRIADAHALQTHFNTRLFAILKKHGRQPVGWDEILAPNLPAGAVIQSWRGTNYLITAAKQGRQAILSAPYYLDHIKTTTEMYLSDPLPAGHDLTPAQQALVLGGEACMWGEYITQETIDSRLWPRLAGVAERFWSPASVRDVPDMYRRLEVFSRRLEEVGPTHESHTARMVRRFAEGDDAATLIGLLDYARPRGFAGRGTNQFSPLTRLIDAARPDPWNGWRLQALAEQAVQGDASAGRMLAEHFQTMQGFTAPLDAMKGRTPMATDGLPVARALNTLGRIGLEALDYRMRKVQPTATWLASTDSTLKTIEGKTFGLLRPVGAEAVRRLVAPVSSVP, encoded by the coding sequence ATGGGGGCGGGCTCCCTGCTGCTGGACTCGACGTTCACCGCGGCGATCACCGGCTACCGGGACCCGCGGCTGGAACGGGCGGTGCAGCGGGCGATGCGGCGACTCGAGGCGCGGATGGTGGTGGCGTTGCCGCGCAGCATCGGCGGCACGGCGCCGATCAAGGGACTGATCGTGCAGGTGGGACGCGCGTCTCCGGCGGTGCCGTCGCTCGACGACGATGAGTCGTACCGCCTCGACGTGACCAAGCAGACTGCAACGCTCACGGCCCCGACGGTGGTCGGGGCAATCCGTGGCCTCGAGACCTTCCTTCAGCTCTACCAACAGGACGCCAGCGGGGCCTCGCTGCAGATGGCGACGATCAGCGATGCGCCGCGCTTCCGCTGGCGCGGTGTCCTGGTCGACGCCGGCCGCCACTTCATCCCGGTCGAGGTGATCACGCGCACCATCGACGGGATGGCGATGGCGAAGCTGAACGTGCTGCACTGGCACCTGAGCGAGGACCAGGGCTTCCGGGTCGAGGTGAAAGCGTTCCCCAAGCTCCACGAACTGGGCTCGGACGGCGACTACTACACGCAGGCGCAGGTGCGGGCCGTGGTGGCCTATGCCGCGGATCGCGGCATCCGCGTGGTGCCCGAGTTCGACATGCCGGGCCACATGACGGCGTGGTTTGCGGCCTACCCCGGGCTGGCGAGCGGCAAGGGGCCGTACCAGATCGACCGGAAGTGGGGCGTGTCGCATCCGGCGATCAACCCGACGGTCGAGAGCACCTACCGCTTCCTCGACACCTTCATCGCCGAGATGGTCACCCTCTTCCCCGACAAGTCGTGGCACATCGGTGGCGACGAGGTCGAGCCGACGGAGTGGAAGGCGAACCCGACGATTCAGGCATGGATGAAGGCGAACCGGATCGCCGATGCGCATGCGCTGCAGACCCACTTCAACACCCGGCTCTTCGCGATCCTCAAGAAGCATGGCCGCCAGCCGGTGGGCTGGGACGAGATCCTCGCCCCCAATCTCCCTGCCGGCGCGGTGATCCAGTCGTGGCGCGGCACCAATTACCTGATCACCGCGGCCAAGCAGGGCCGTCAGGCGATCCTCTCGGCGCCCTACTACCTGGACCACATCAAGACCACCACCGAGATGTACCTGAGCGATCCGCTCCCCGCGGGACACGACCTCACGCCGGCGCAGCAGGCGCTGGTGCTGGGCGGCGAGGCGTGCATGTGGGGCGAGTACATCACGCAGGAGACGATCGACTCGCGCCTCTGGCCGCGGCTGGCGGGGGTCGCCGAGCGCTTCTGGTCGCCGGCGTCGGTGCGCGATGTCCCCGACATGTATCGCCGGCTGGAAGTGTTCTCGCGCCGTCTCGAGGAGGTCGGGCCAACCCATGAGTCGCACACCGCGCGGATGGTGCGCCGCTTTGCCGAGGGCGACGATGCGGCGACCCTGATCGGGCTGTTGGATTACGCCCGGCCGCGCGGCTTCGCGGGGCGCGGCACCAACCAGTTCTCGCCGCTCACCCGGCTGATCGATGCGGCACGGCCCGACCCGTGGAACGGATGGCGGCTGCAGGCGCTCGCCGAGCAGGCCGTGCAGGGCGATGCCAGCGCAGGCAGAATGCTGGCGGAGCATTTCCAGACGATGCAGGGCTTCACCGCACCGCTCGACGCGATGAAGGGGCGGACTCCGATGGCAACGGATGGCCTCCCGGTCGCGCGCGCGCTGAACACGCTGGGCCGGATCGGCCTGGAGGCCCTCGACTACCGGATGCGGAAGGTGCAGCCGACGGCCACGTGGCTCGCCAGCACCGACTCGACGCTCAAGACGATCGAGGGGAAGACCTTCGGGCTGTTGCGGCCGGTGGGAGCGGAGGCGGTGCGGCGTCTCGTTGCGCCAGTCTCCTCGGTCCCGTAA
- a CDS encoding MOSC domain-containing protein translates to MHLTSLHRYPIKGCRGHALASAEVDALGLVGDRRFLVVDSNDRFVSQREAAVLATVTPTFDGSILTVEAPGVEALVLELDPQGASRDVTIWDDQVTATDQGDHAAEWFAEVVGHPCRLVHFGGEATRRLDPRYSPRPDAETAFADGYPVLAVLQESLDDLNRRLAVPVPMERFRPNVVLTGAPAWSEDTWTTLTLGDVTFDAVKPCARCTVLTVDQQTGARDPQQEPLRTLATFRNIPGRGTMFGVNLVPRGSGVVSVEQDDR, encoded by the coding sequence ATGCACCTCACCTCGCTCCACCGCTATCCCATCAAGGGCTGCCGCGGCCATGCGCTCGCCTCCGCCGAGGTCGATGCACTCGGCCTCGTCGGCGATCGCCGCTTTCTGGTGGTCGACAGCAACGACCGCTTCGTTTCGCAGCGGGAGGCCGCGGTGCTGGCGACGGTCACCCCGACCTTCGATGGCAGCATCCTCACCGTCGAGGCGCCAGGGGTCGAGGCGCTGGTGCTTGAGCTCGATCCGCAGGGCGCCTCGCGCGACGTGACGATCTGGGATGACCAGGTCACCGCCACCGACCAGGGCGACCATGCGGCCGAGTGGTTTGCCGAGGTGGTCGGCCATCCCTGCCGGTTGGTGCACTTCGGCGGCGAGGCGACCAGGCGGCTCGATCCGCGCTACTCGCCCAGGCCCGACGCGGAGACCGCCTTCGCCGACGGCTATCCGGTGCTGGCGGTGTTGCAGGAATCGCTCGACGACCTCAACCGTCGCCTCGCGGTACCAGTCCCGATGGAGCGCTTCCGTCCCAACGTCGTCCTCACCGGCGCGCCGGCCTGGAGCGAGGACACGTGGACCACGCTCACGCTGGGCGACGTCACCTTCGACGCGGTGAAGCCGTGCGCGCGCTGCACCGTGCTCACCGTCGATCAGCAGACCGGCGCCCGCGATCCGCAGCAGGAGCCGCTCCGGACCCTCGCGACCTTCCGGAACATTCCCGGACGCGGCACGATGTTCGGGGTGAATCTGGTGCCGAGAGGAAGTGGAGTTGTGAGCGTTGAGCAGGATGATCGATGA
- a CDS encoding Gfo/Idh/MocA family oxidoreductase, with amino-acid sequence MSRRKVNRRDFIATSGAAAASAMIVPRHVLGGQGFTAPSDIANIAVVGAGGMGASNTTQILSENLIAVADVDFDYVDRRVGPAVNRDGTPNKLHLAHAKARRYADFREMLDKEKGIDGVIIATPDHTHAVVAKAAMELKKAVYVQKPLCATVAEARMLAKLAASSGVVTQMGNQGHSREDTRLIREWIQAGLIGAVKEVHIYTDRPLGYWPQAVPRPIAEGGKMPPMPAPGSQWSQGTINNILANGMSANVVKPDSLNWDLYLGPVPEIPYHPIYHPFTWRGWLDFGGGALGDMGAHLVDGPFYALGLDYPTTVEGSSTPFGGPRTNPASFPMATNVQWEFAATPTRPAFKMFWYDGGLMAPRPAALPDDFKYVTEGGVFIVGEKGVLVHQTYGAKPQLFPAALMEEAKKVPKTERRVTTTHEMNWVNAIKGTDVTSSPIEYAAKLVETMHLGVAAVRHAAALNSGPQKLQYDGAKMAFTNQVGANQYLTRPYRAGWNVV; translated from the coding sequence ATGTCGCGTCGCAAGGTCAATCGTCGTGATTTCATCGCCACCTCCGGAGCCGCTGCTGCCAGCGCCATGATCGTGCCGCGGCATGTGCTCGGCGGTCAGGGCTTCACGGCGCCGAGCGACATCGCCAACATCGCGGTGGTGGGCGCTGGTGGCATGGGCGCCAGCAACACGACGCAGATCCTCTCCGAGAACCTGATCGCCGTTGCTGACGTCGACTTCGATTACGTCGATCGGCGCGTCGGGCCCGCGGTCAACCGCGACGGGACGCCGAACAAGCTCCATCTGGCGCATGCCAAGGCGCGCCGCTATGCCGACTTCCGCGAGATGCTCGACAAGGAGAAGGGGATCGACGGCGTCATCATCGCGACGCCCGACCACACGCATGCCGTCGTGGCCAAGGCCGCGATGGAGTTGAAGAAGGCGGTCTACGTCCAGAAGCCGCTCTGCGCGACGGTCGCCGAGGCGCGGATGCTCGCCAAGCTGGCGGCGTCGAGCGGCGTGGTGACGCAGATGGGCAACCAGGGGCATTCGCGCGAGGACACGCGCCTGATCCGCGAGTGGATCCAGGCCGGGCTGATCGGCGCGGTGAAGGAAGTGCACATCTACACCGACCGCCCGCTCGGCTACTGGCCGCAGGCCGTCCCGCGGCCGATCGCGGAGGGCGGGAAGATGCCGCCGATGCCGGCGCCGGGCTCGCAGTGGAGCCAGGGCACCATCAACAACATCCTCGCCAACGGGATGTCGGCCAACGTGGTGAAGCCCGATTCGCTCAACTGGGATCTCTACCTCGGCCCCGTCCCCGAGATCCCCTATCACCCGATCTACCACCCGTTCACCTGGCGCGGCTGGCTCGACTTCGGCGGCGGCGCGCTCGGCGACATGGGTGCCCACCTCGTCGACGGCCCCTTCTACGCGCTCGGCCTCGACTACCCGACCACCGTCGAGGGGTCGTCCACCCCGTTCGGCGGGCCGCGCACGAATCCGGCGTCATTCCCGATGGCGACCAACGTGCAGTGGGAGTTCGCCGCGACGCCGACGCGCCCCGCCTTCAAGATGTTCTGGTACGACGGCGGCCTCATGGCACCGCGGCCGGCCGCGCTTCCCGACGATTTCAAGTACGTCACCGAGGGTGGTGTCTTCATCGTCGGCGAGAAGGGAGTGCTGGTGCATCAGACGTATGGTGCCAAGCCGCAGCTCTTCCCGGCCGCCCTCATGGAAGAGGCCAAGAAGGTTCCCAAGACCGAGCGACGCGTCACCACGACCCACGAGATGAACTGGGTCAATGCGATCAAGGGCACCGACGTGACGTCGTCGCCGATCGAGTACGCCGCGAAGCTCGTCGAGACGATGCACCTCGGCGTCGCCGCGGTGCGTCACGCGGCCGCACTCAACTCCGGCCCGCAGAAGCTCCAGTACGACGGGGCGAAGATGGCATTCACCAATCAGGTCGGCGCCAACCAGTACCTCACGCGGCCCTATCGTGCAGGATGGAACGTGGTCTGA